The following are encoded together in the Microbacterium hatanonis genome:
- a CDS encoding DUF349 domain-containing protein, translated as MTAGADLPETTPTPWGRVDEDGTVSVRESDGWRVVGQYPDGTAEEALAYYERKFADLAGEVTLLEVRHRRAGASASDLRSTASTLRGRIEGASAVGDLAALLARLETLTGALAEATETEAAAAKEAVDEAVRERTALVERAEALAARDPKTVQWKQASADMTALFDQWQSHQQNGPRLPKSLAQQLWRRFRDARGTVDRHRREFYAELDETQKSARDAKTRLVERAEALAPRGEDGIGSYRDLLDQWKAAGRAGKKADDALWARFKAAGDALYSARTEREAAEVEDSREKIEQKKALLVEAAPIVDERDLARARASLTAIQRKWDEIGRIFPRDQERVLDDELRKVEQSVRTREDAEWKSNNPETKARTNDMTRQLTDAIDKLEAEVAEANARGDKRAAAQASEALEARRAWLRAVGG; from the coding sequence GTGACTGCTGGCGCAGACCTCCCCGAAACAACTCCGACCCCGTGGGGTCGCGTCGATGAAGACGGAACCGTATCGGTTCGAGAATCCGACGGCTGGCGTGTGGTCGGCCAGTACCCCGACGGCACCGCCGAAGAGGCGCTCGCCTACTACGAGCGCAAGTTCGCCGATCTCGCCGGAGAGGTGACGCTCCTCGAGGTGCGCCACCGCCGCGCCGGTGCTTCGGCGTCCGACCTGCGGAGCACCGCGTCGACGCTGCGCGGCCGTATCGAGGGCGCATCGGCGGTCGGAGACCTCGCCGCGCTGCTCGCTCGCCTCGAGACGCTCACCGGCGCTCTCGCCGAGGCGACCGAGACAGAGGCCGCCGCCGCGAAGGAAGCCGTCGACGAGGCGGTGCGCGAGCGCACCGCTCTGGTCGAGCGTGCCGAGGCGCTGGCCGCCCGCGACCCCAAGACGGTGCAGTGGAAGCAGGCCTCGGCCGACATGACGGCCCTGTTCGATCAGTGGCAGAGCCACCAGCAGAACGGCCCGCGGCTTCCGAAGTCTCTCGCTCAGCAGCTGTGGCGCCGCTTCCGCGACGCTCGCGGCACCGTCGACCGCCACCGCCGCGAGTTCTACGCAGAGCTCGACGAGACGCAGAAGTCGGCCCGCGACGCCAAGACCCGCCTCGTCGAGCGTGCCGAAGCGCTCGCTCCGCGCGGGGAGGACGGAATCGGTTCGTACCGCGACCTCCTCGACCAGTGGAAGGCTGCCGGCCGCGCCGGCAAGAAGGCCGACGACGCGCTCTGGGCTCGTTTCAAGGCGGCGGGCGATGCCCTCTACTCCGCCCGGACCGAGCGCGAGGCCGCCGAGGTCGAGGACTCCCGCGAGAAGATCGAGCAGAAGAAGGCCCTCCTGGTCGAGGCCGCTCCGATCGTCGACGAGCGCGATCTCGCACGCGCGCGCGCCTCGCTCACTGCGATCCAGCGCAAGTGGGACGAGATCGGCCGCATCTTCCCGCGCGACCAGGAGCGCGTCCTCGACGACGAGCTCCGCAAGGTCGAGCAGAGCGTGCGCACGCGCGAAGACGCCGAATGGAAGAGCAACAACCCCGAAACGAAGGCGCGCACGAACGATATGACGCGCCAGCTCACCGACGCGATCGACAAGCTCGAAGCCGAGGTCGCCGAGGCGAACGCACGCGGCGACAAGCGTGCGGCGGCTCAGGCGTCCGAGGCCCTCGAAGCCCGTCGCGCGTGGTTGCGCGCCGTCGGCGGCTGA
- a CDS encoding type IV toxin-antitoxin system AbiEi family antitoxin: protein MPSPFVYLPGVRLTEAELSAACLDGHVVALGDGYIPADVVESTVLRAASVAHLLGTTLAATHESAAWILGRLDEPPARHSVQRAVDRRLHHVVSRRLLYRDPFIEGSDLLEIARVRVSTPARTLADLARSPESSSRALARRWALERPDDAAESLAWLERHRSIPHKRNARMLLASVRTS from the coding sequence ATGCCCTCGCCGTTCGTGTACCTCCCGGGCGTTCGTCTGACGGAGGCCGAGCTGTCCGCGGCGTGCCTCGACGGGCACGTCGTCGCCCTCGGCGATGGCTACATCCCGGCAGACGTGGTCGAGAGCACGGTGCTGCGAGCGGCATCGGTGGCGCACCTGCTCGGCACCACCCTCGCGGCTACCCACGAGAGCGCGGCGTGGATCCTGGGGCGGCTCGATGAGCCGCCCGCGCGGCACAGTGTTCAGCGCGCGGTCGACAGGCGGCTGCACCACGTCGTCTCCCGCCGGCTCCTCTACCGCGACCCGTTCATCGAGGGGTCCGACCTGCTCGAGATCGCCCGCGTCCGTGTGAGCACCCCCGCGCGCACGCTGGCCGATCTCGCGCGCAGCCCCGAGTCGTCGAGCCGGGCTCTCGCGCGCCGCTGGGCGCTAGAACGGCCCGACGACGCCGCCGAATCCCTGGCGTGGCTCGAGCGGCATCGCAGCATCCCCCACAAGAGGAACGCGCGGATGCTGCTGGCCTCGGTCAGGACGTCGTGA